The following is a genomic window from Tripterygium wilfordii isolate XIE 37 chromosome 19, ASM1340144v1, whole genome shotgun sequence.
TCGGGATTTGTAGTGCTGTTGAGGCTGAGCTTTGGGCAGTATTAGAGGGTCTTTCTTTGGCATGGCAAAATGGATTTCGAAAAGTTTTTCTTGAGACAGATTCACTTGTTGTGGCCTCCTGGCTGCAGGATGGGTGTGTTCCAAATATTCCTATTTCTAATTTGATTTACAAGTGTTGTGATCTTCTGAAGAAAGATTGGGAGGTCAATATTTGTCATGTGTTTCGGGAGGGAAACAGATGTGCAGATCTGTTAGCAAATTTGACTCTTCAGTATGATCGTGGAGTTTTGGTCCTTCATCAACCTCCTGTGGATATTATAGAGATGTTAAGAGAAGATGTTATTGGAGTATCTTGGCCTAGGCGTGTAGTCAGGAATGTTGAGTAGTTAGTTTGTTTGTTCTTGTGGGTATCCCCTCCttggtatcaaaaaaaaaaaaaaaaatctgtaaaGGGGTTCACAAATCAACTTCTCGGATAAAATGAAACTCAGCGTTTGAATAAGTTTTGCACTAACGTAATCAAACtgtgaaaagaaaaattaatggtAAATCACATGGCATTAAAAGTacatgattatatatatttgtatgtatgtatgtatcataTATATCTATGCTTACAAATATTCTAAAATTACAAAACCAAACACTTTTGGAACCGGCCCTAGCTATGGAGACATTTGATGGACCCCAAATATACTGATCAAGTTCTAAGACATCTCACAAAACAAAGAGCAATCCCATTCGTTTCTTCTAATTGATGccatggagagaggagagatttAAACGTTACAACTTGTGCAAGTGCATGGAACTGGTCACAACAAGACTAATAAACCACCACAAATTAAGAGAAATCCATTCTTGAGCATATATGCTTTGCTTTCCATCAATCTAGCCTAGCTAGAGTTTATATAtaatgagaaaatatatatcAGTAAGAAATCTAAGTATGATCATCAAAAGTTCAAATTCGaattacccttttttttatttataaatctgAATGATTATTAATGAAGAATAATATTACATAAGtcgaacaacaaagaaaacaacacCCGACTAACAATCCCAACGCATAAGGAGCCGGGTGGCTAGTAAGCCCTCCGTGCCGGATCATACGAAAAATATGATTCCCAAAAGATTGAGAAAGTCAGTTTCAGTGAACACATCCCCCTACTAAGCTAGCCAACATCCACAAATCAACATCAGGCAGCAAAACACCAAAGCAATTAGACTGGCAAACTAAAAGGCCAAAACAAGGTCTGTCACCAAATTCGAATTTCCTTCATGGTAAATGAGAGGGAAAATGCAGATTAAAGTAAAGTAATTAGTGTAACTACTAGCTAGTTACCTACTACAATGAAAGAGAATCCAATGATATATAGTTGATTTATGGTAGAATTGAAGGAAACATTAAGAAGAAGTGGGACACAATGCATGATTCTATATTTGTGGGGGATAACAGAACCAATTTCAAATGGGTTTTTAGTAAACTTGAACATATATAAATTACAACACATATAAGGATGGAATAGAGTGGCTAACTAATTCAATTATTTCAAAGCTTTTCAATTATCAAGAAAGCATATTATAAATGAAAATGGAACTTACCCTCTTCAAAGCCCTGCATGCTGGGTTTTATCTTGGCAAATtgacatatgtatatatatatatatatagatctctctctctctctcatataaaGCAAGTTAATCTAGTCATACTCGATCTGTAAAGCCTGAAAGATCGATCACCATAGGTTTCTGGCACATATATATAAGGATGGATCTGACAAACTTACAAGCTGACATCTTGAAGCACCTGAAATAATGTAAGAGAGATGAAGAAGTTAGATTTAGGACATCGATGCATTTTCCagtcaaagaaaaaagaaagtacaTAAATGTCTTAGTCTTAATCTTAACTTTGGATCTACTTGTGAATGATTTGGGAACTATTACGAGTACTAGTAATTAACacaaaacaatatatatgaaTCTTAATGagttattttttctttgtttgtctACCAtagtttttttctttgtcaactGAGAACGATACAATACAAGTTTGTCCTTTAGACATGCGATATAAGCCTAAATTCAAGTTTAACTAGAAGTTTTTCACCTGACAACGAGATAAGTTGCTTAAAATTTCTTCGAGCTTAGatataatttcattaaattaataaataaagtaTCCATAGCCAAACACACCCAAATGCGTTATATTTAAAAGGTGAAATATGTGTGTGGCTCGAGCTCAAAAAAAGTTCTGATCTAATATCATttgattaataaataaaaatgattgGTACTAAACATATTCTAATCAGGGGCGGTACTAGGGGGCTACACTCcctagatttttaaaaatatatatatagtactactatatatatatgtatatgtttgtatatatattttaacgtgtaaatataattttatgtatATTCTTTAATAAGTgtaaacatatatttatatttaactATAATGTTTGAAAAGTTTTCCTTTTACTTATTAGCTAATCGTAATaaacaatacataacaatagtAACTTTTAGTAAATGAGTCGTTAGTTGAATGACAATCACATTGTATGTAAGggatcacccacccattaggTCGTGGTTTCGAATTCTACCCCCTCCCCAAACCCCTGTTTCCAAAAAAACAATAGTAACTTGAAATTATTCATTCTATCATTGTTTGTATTAAACAACAATATATAATCagaagcactacacatccataaaataaacatccataaacttgcataaacatgtggcatgctTATGTGGCATGCTtatgtggcttctttaataaagtttgtttattttttcggaagcactacacatccataaaatttcatccataaacttacataaacatgtggcatgcctatgtgacttctttaataatttttatttgttttttttaatctatgtgacatgcctaataagcatgccacctagattatgtaagtttatggatgaaaaaattatggacatatatcatttcggttatttttttaatctatgtggcatgcctatttggcttgccacctagattatgtaagtttatggatgagaaaattatggacatatatcattttggatatATAATACTTATGTGTTCtagttatatatttatatactatTTCATCTTACATGGTCTTTATTTAGTTTCCATCcgttttaatatgtatttatgttaacttttttggggttattttatgaaaccaaataaTAAGATGAATGTTTAtcgataatatcatttcaataaatcatattgttgtaaaatggtcctaaaaaaaattttaagggcACTGCCCCCGAACCCCTActaaattttttcaaacaaatcaaaatataGCAGTCTACCCTAACATCAATTCTTGATTCTGTCCCTGATCCTAATGTGGTACAATTAAAAGGTGTAATATGTGTGTGGCTTGCACGCACATAAATTTTCTCCTATTGACAAGATCAGTTGTGTACCATTACTTCAACTTAGATAATGTCGTTTGATTAAGAAATAAAGCATTGATAGCCAAATACACCCTAATTGCAATACAATTAAAAGGAGcactatatgtgtgtgtgtgtgtttggatTCTTAATTAGCTAGCTTGCTAGTATTTAATTGGATGCCATTACCATCACTTGTATATAAAGAAGACAAAAGACAAATCTGATTCAggtactaattaattaatataataatgaCAATTGTAAAATCAAAAGAGACagacaaaaaggagaaaaagaaacattTATAATCAAATTGGATCATCAGAGACAACGCAGATAGCCAGCATAATGTAATcattatttatacatatataaatccatatatatctatatagcTGATGTtagtaaaaaaacaaaaaccatccATATATAACTATTTGGTTGATTAATCAGTGTTGTGATCAGATCTTCAATTAGATTCTACAaagatatatgcatatataatacatattttatataacataatgtactatatatatatatatatatatacacacaccccaTTTTGGGGGGCATAAGATAGTGCAAATCACACAAAAGAGAGGATTTGTGATTTTGCATGGTAAAGTCATTAACTTCTGGAATTAATGATATgcgaattagggttttgaagcACATAGTTTAGAGTTTATGACGTGAGCATATAAAAAGAGGAAAAGGTGACCCATGTATAGATTCATATctggtgtatatatatctattgtGTAAGGACTCATAAGGAATTAATTTTCCCTTTGATAGTATATTGCCTATCCCCTATGAGTGTGCCTATGAAAGTGTATAATTATCACTAGATCTAATCACCCAATTCacacaataacaaaaaaaaaattaccattaCTGCATGGCAAAGTTTGAGCTCCCTTGATCACTACGCTTGATAggatttctcttcttctttttcttcttataagGAATCCCTCTAGCCTTAGCTTGAGAATCCCTAACTTCTTTCAAATACACCCTAATAGCACCATTAGCAAACGGATTAGTCTCCGGTGATCCCTCGTTTTCCTCGTAAGCTGCCCTAAGCCGTCCGATTAGGGCATCAAGGCTACCCCAAGCTTGCTTAAGAGGGCAAGTGCAAGGTCCTTGTGGATCAGGCTGACCAAAAAACATACACCCTTGTATGTGCACCTTAGTTTTGCCGAATTGATCGAGGTACCGGAGAAATTCAAGCACGTTGTTCGAGCTACACTGCGATAGAGCCATCGGAGGCCGTTGATTCCTCAAGTATTGACCAAAAGTGTTCCAATCTCTCCTCTTTTGTGACTCATACCGGCTCAAGACAGGAGGGTTTTGGTTACTATGATCAATATTAGCACTACCAGGAGTAGTGATTGATCTTGATGAACCCTGTGCTATTTCCTTTCCTTTGTTACTACTTGACATCATAATAGTTTTCtcgagaaagagagaaggaaaagaatcTTTTGAGAGAGCTGGGAAGGGGAGAGAAAATTTTCAGAGGGTAGAAAAACTTGAGAGAAGAGAGTGGATATCACATAATGAGACAAATGAAGAGACATGATATGGGTCCCTATGAAATGAAAGTGCTTTAGCTATTACTACCCCTTTTTCTCCCATTGAcattattagtttttttaataGTCACTATTAGCAATAACTaatagtttaattaattaatttttcaatatatgTAGTATTGTGTTTCCATCATCTAAGCAATCATTATACAGTATATTATTTTATGGAGTATATTATTGCCTAATTAGCCTAATTGTTTTGTACCATGGTCACCCTATAGACtctacaaattttaaaaattaggaGGTAATTAGGGCTTGTTAAATGAATAGGTACCACTTTAGGAAACAATATCTGACtctattactatttttttttaaataccattgagaaatttatttttcattggaatcgaacattgagctcacatatgtctaactcaatcgattgtcaaccgagagccacctctcgttggttcTAACCGTATTACTTGGTGGCCCGGCTCAtgttagcatatatatatatatatatatggtcttaCCTACTAGGCTACTACCTAGCTAGGAAAAAATGGGTCGGGCCAGCTTGACATACGATACTATGCAAAGGCCTATATGgccttacatatatataaaaaaaaaaaaaaaagagactcaTATTCAATAGAAATTGAGAGTAAACTTATGATTGGATTTCTCATGTAGGCGGATCCAATCTAACTGTCTTGGATGGTTTTATTGTTACAAATAAAAATTtctcaaaagaaaatgaaaatagagtGATTGAAAGCCCAATTCCAGGcccatatttttgaaaagataTGTTTTGACTTTTCATGAGTGGAGAAGTATGACGTTAAGTATATTTTTGGTCATGAAAAGATTTGTTATTTCCTAATTTCTTCATTGAATGGGCTAGTAAAACAAAGGTCTAAGCGCCTAAGGCCCTTTTCAATATTCAAGTCACAAAGGTCTAACCGCCTAAGGCCCTTTTCAAGATTCAAGTCTATTATCAGAGTTTTAAACCCTAACCAAAAATTGTAGGAGAAAAACCGTCTTTTCGATCACCAATTTTTTTCGCACATAGAATCCCCAAATAATTTCCCTCCTCAAAGTCTCCTGTCACTTTCCCAAAGAAAAGTCCTCCAAGGATGGTGTAAAACTCCTAATGCTCTGCAGCCATCGTTTTCTAGTCACCAGACTTATCTGGTGAAGAAACTCATCATATGTCTCTCGTGGCCACAAACTtgtaaagtcccacatcggtaagaTGTGGGAACAATTTCTTATTTATAAAGACCAAGCCCACCTTAACCACTAACAATGCATTTTtctaggcttgagtgagttgggtctAACCCACTTGCTCGGGCCCAAGGAAAAATAAAGCCGTGCGGGCTTGATGTATTCACGAGAATCAGACAAcccaaagtgaacaatattGTCGGTGTGTATGGGGATGTGGATTTATAACAAAACTTCTCACCTGCCATGCTTGACTTTAATCCGAATTACTACATTTATAAGACAATCATGAAAGGCTATTGTTCGCcgataatattgttggtgtgtatgggggtacCGTGAATTTACAACAAAACTTCTCAGCCGCCATGCTCGACTTTAATCCGAATTACTACATTTATAAGACAATCATGAAAGGTTATTGTTCAcgaataatattgttggtgtgtatgggggtgtgaatTTACAATAAAACTTCTCACCCGCCATGCTCAACTTTAATCCGAATTACTACATTTATACGACAATCATGAAAGGCTATTATTCGCTGAGTATAGAGAGTGAAACAATTGAGATTCATAACATGATATGAAGGAGGAAGGACTGGAGCCCGATCTTGTTGCTTATAATATTATGGAGGATACAGTGGAGTGTTAGAATTTGAGAAAGAGTGAATTTGGAGGTTTTTttgaaagaagagaagatgaggtggaattttcatttttttttaaatttaatctcTACTACAAAATTACACATGAAGTCACTTTAAAAAAACATTGACATTTAAATACTACTTTGACATGTTGATTGTTCGAAACTGGGATCCCAAGTTaccaaaattgaaacaaatgttAACTTTCGTTTATTGACTTGAAACGTTTTAACATTCAATGacgaaattaaaaaataatcaatCTTTCGGTGACCTAACGTATACTTAACCCAAGAGAAGTAGGCATACAAAAAATGATTCCTGATAGGCTGGTTGACCTTAAAGAGATATATTCTACATACTTTAATAAATATGATCGTATAACAGCTTGGTCAGTACTTATTATATTCGAAATGCTAAATTGTGATAAAAGAAACTAATAGCAAAGCAACACGTGTAGCCTTTTATTAATTAAGGATGGATTAAATTGTAACCCTTACATAACCTTTGACATCGATGCCCCACTATCACCACTATTTTTTATTGAAAGGGAAGAGAGGAGATTCAAATCTTGGTCATCAGAGTTACACGCACCCCTCATCACTACTATTCATATTGCTTTTGTGATATTTAAGTAATTATTTTGTTGGTTAATTTCATTAGAATATGAAAACTTACTTACACTCTTGGGTACATATAATTTTTCTGCTCTACATGAATTGTTAATAACTAGTCGGAAGTCCGCAATGCACGAAAAATCTCAATATAATTTGTATTATTAATGATAAAGGAAAGTAAAAATAAGTTTTCCTTTATGAATAACAAAAAACAACGATTGAaagttaattaatatatttgtcATCTTTAAAATTATACTTCAAATATACCACTATTAGCTAGACTGATTAATTAATACAATTTGTTtacttatttattatattttcatATATGTATAAGCATTTGTATAATAAtgattaagaattttttttatgaaatgggAACCACAGCCACTACTGATATATCTATTAATTAATTCAATAAACTCTAGTCCTAATCATGcacaataatttttatataaatagttctaaatatattatttaattagttaaatagtttataaatataaaattatatttatgatatattttttcttctttataagTTCGActttcaatttaattattattaaaatactctataattatatttataagaaAATGAATCTAGAGCAATCAATTGGGTTTCAATATTCATTTTCTTGTATTGTCAAGCACCCACATTAACGTATACAGAACAACAAAAgaatcaaaccaacgtttgatcGAAAATAAACACACTAAAATCCATCAAAAA
Proteins encoded in this region:
- the LOC119986233 gene encoding protein LIGHT-DEPENDENT SHORT HYPOCOTYLS 7-like, whose product is MMSSSNKGKEIAQGSSRSITTPGSANIDHSNQNPPVLSRYESQKRRDWNTFGQYLRNQRPPMALSQCSSNNVLEFLRYLDQFGKTKVHIQGCMFFGQPDPQGPCTCPLKQAWGSLDALIGRLRAAYEENEGSPETNPFANGAIRVYLKEVRDSQAKARGIPYKKKKKKRNPIKRSDQGSSNFAMQ